A section of the Candidatus Tisiphia endosymbiont of Nedyus quadrimaculatus genome encodes:
- the yajC gene encoding preprotein translocase subunit YajC, whose amino-acid sequence MFIENAYADNKDTISITETEEVAPVAESSSTQSILTSLVPMVLIFVVFYFFLIRPQDKRRREKEAVVGSVKKGEEVVTNSGIFGVVSKINDADNTVDLEIAENIRIKILKSSILDITSRHKTEVTAKSKKDKGK is encoded by the coding sequence ATGTTTATAGAAAATGCCTATGCAGATAACAAAGATACAATATCAATAACAGAAACTGAGGAAGTAGCTCCAGTAGCTGAATCATCATCTACTCAATCAATATTAACAAGCCTTGTACCGATGGTATTAATCTTCGTTGTATTCTATTTTTTTCTAATTAGACCACAAGATAAACGTCGTCGTGAAAAAGAGGCTGTAGTTGGTAGCGTTAAGAAAGGAGAAGAGGTGGTAACTAATAGTGGAATCTTCGGGGTGGTAAGCAAGATTAACGATGCTGACAACACAGTAGATCTTGAAATAGCTGAAAATATACGAATCAAAATTCTAAAATCTTCAATACTTGATATTACAAGTCGTCATAAAACAGAAGTTACTGCCAAAAGTAAAAAAGATAAAGGGAAATAA